A region from the Cryptosporangium arvum DSM 44712 genome encodes:
- a CDS encoding proteasome assembly chaperone family protein yields MPDPAELYEIVGDWEPPADSGLVLLHALDGFLDAGSAAQLAANHLVETLDGEIVARFDIDLLHDYRARRPPMVFVEDHYESYTPPQLVVHALKDSTGVPFLLLNGPEPDVMWERFTSAVGQIAERFGVRLVVGLGGVPMTVPHTRPTTLTAHGTRPELVRRTNVWRGNLRIPGSASALLELRLGERGQDAIGFVAHVPHYLASVEFPQASAALLDGVAEETGLLLPVGSLHQAGVTRLREIDAQLADDPQAVGVVKALEEQYDSFVSNRQQAELGGEMDDNVPSGEELGAELERFLAQLERGDDDSR; encoded by the coding sequence ATGCCGGACCCTGCGGAGCTGTACGAGATCGTCGGCGACTGGGAACCTCCCGCGGACAGTGGGCTGGTTCTGCTGCACGCCCTCGACGGTTTCCTCGACGCCGGCTCGGCCGCACAGCTCGCCGCCAACCACCTCGTGGAGACGCTCGACGGCGAGATCGTCGCGCGCTTCGACATCGATCTGCTGCACGACTACCGGGCGCGCCGCCCCCCGATGGTGTTCGTCGAGGACCACTACGAGTCCTACACGCCGCCGCAGCTGGTCGTACACGCGCTCAAAGACTCCACCGGGGTGCCGTTCCTGCTGCTCAACGGCCCCGAGCCTGACGTCATGTGGGAGCGGTTCACCAGCGCGGTCGGCCAGATCGCCGAACGCTTCGGCGTCCGGCTGGTCGTCGGTCTCGGCGGGGTGCCGATGACCGTTCCGCACACCCGGCCCACCACGCTCACCGCCCACGGAACCCGGCCGGAGCTGGTGCGGCGCACCAACGTGTGGCGCGGCAACCTGCGCATCCCCGGTAGCGCGTCCGCGTTGCTGGAGCTGCGGCTCGGGGAGCGCGGCCAGGACGCGATCGGCTTCGTCGCGCACGTTCCGCACTACCTGGCGTCGGTGGAGTTCCCGCAGGCCTCGGCCGCGCTGCTCGACGGTGTCGCGGAGGAGACCGGGCTGCTGCTGCCGGTCGGGTCGCTGCACCAGGCCGGGGTCACCCGCCTGCGCGAGATCGACGCCCAGCTCGCGGACGACCCGCAGGCGGTCGGCGTCGTCAAGGCGCTCGAGGAGCAGTACGACTCGTTCGTGTCGAACCGCCAGCAGGCCGAACTCGGCGGCGAAATGGACGACAACGTACCCAGCGGCGAGGAGCTCGGCGCCGAACTCGAGCGCTTCCTGGCCCAGCTCGAACGCGGAGACGACGACAGCCGCTAG
- a CDS encoding cupin domain-containing protein gives MNKPALAQQLDLEPHPEGGWYRQTWRSPVSFVPAGYPGPRAAATAIYFLLAPGEESRWHVVRSDEMWLWQSGGPLTLRIASAPDADDVRSVTLGPDLDAGQQLQGLVPGGQWQAAAPAGETPVLVSCVVAPGFEYEDWQLSE, from the coding sequence GTGAACAAACCCGCGCTGGCGCAGCAACTGGACCTCGAGCCGCACCCGGAGGGCGGGTGGTACCGGCAGACCTGGCGGTCGCCGGTCTCGTTCGTCCCCGCCGGGTACCCGGGCCCGCGCGCGGCCGCGACCGCGATCTACTTCCTGCTCGCGCCGGGGGAGGAGTCCCGCTGGCACGTCGTCCGGTCCGACGAGATGTGGCTCTGGCAGAGCGGTGGTCCGCTCACCCTGCGGATCGCTTCCGCCCCCGATGCCGACGACGTGCGCTCCGTGACGCTGGGCCCGGATCTCGACGCCGGGCAGCAGCTGCAGGGGTTGGTACCCGGTGGCCAGTGGCAGGCCGCCGCCCCGGCGGGGGAGACGCCGGTGCTGGTGAGCTGCGTGGTCGCGCCCGGGTTCGAGTACGAGGACTGGCAGCTCAGCGAGTGA
- a CDS encoding GNAT family N-acetyltransferase — translation MSLIIRPALREEIPTCAAIVAAALRDDPVVEVVVPRGPGDRLRQLTAFYTAGFLGGAFASGVVDTARREEDSPLLGVAAWIAPTDETHSRQPHRPEEPHWYLSDIAVVAAARRAGIGSALLAHRLGRIGGPAYLEATTPSSQRLYQRFGFEVVAALRLTPEGYPLAMLTR, via the coding sequence ATGAGCCTGATCATCCGCCCAGCTCTGCGCGAGGAAATCCCGACCTGTGCCGCGATCGTCGCGGCCGCGTTACGGGACGATCCGGTGGTCGAGGTGGTGGTGCCCAGAGGGCCGGGTGATCGGCTCCGGCAGCTCACCGCGTTCTACACGGCGGGGTTCCTGGGGGGTGCCTTCGCCTCCGGGGTCGTGGACACCGCCCGGCGGGAGGAAGACAGCCCCCTTCTCGGGGTCGCCGCCTGGATAGCACCCACCGACGAAACCCACTCCCGCCAACCTCACCGGCCGGAGGAGCCGCACTGGTATCTCTCCGACATCGCGGTCGTGGCCGCCGCTCGTCGCGCCGGGATCGGGAGCGCGCTGCTCGCCCACCGGCTCGGTCGCATCGGCGGACCCGCCTACCTCGAGGCCACGACCCCCTCCAGCCAACGCCTCTACCAGCGGTTCGGCTTCGAGGTCGTGGCCGCGCTGCGGCTGACGCCCGAGGGCTATCCGCTGGCGATGCTCACTCGCTGA